The following coding sequences are from one Kallotenue papyrolyticum window:
- a CDS encoding L-lactate permease, with protein sequence MTDALALLPPIAAAGLLLRGHRPTLAALVAYVFGLALLVAFPTPLARLLRAEWQALLTAIEVCAIILGGITFDELTRRSGTTVSIGAWLRATTSDATHAALLIVLGLTPFFESITGFGVGAVIAVSLLRTIGFGGFKLGALGLLGLVTVPWGALAPGTLVAARLADLSFQALGIMSAALSLPVFLVAGWTALILAAGWLTTLRRWSLVLRGALSLWLGILAANTLLGTPLAGALGSLLAIVALAWPLRTRGISRQQARAMLPYAVLVALLILGRVAATLVAAWSVRAAAVLASPIPALALTCAGLLWHTYERDRSHAWLITIWQRWRPVALTTLLFVLLGGVMVASGMATALARLVASFGPAYVGLAPWLGGLGGFLTGSNTGANAMFATAQAQAARALGLQPLLIVAAQNVGAALFTMASPPRVSLALSLLDPAERDRRVGHLALLVDGLAAALLSLVLLGIA encoded by the coding sequence GTGACCGATGCACTCGCGTTGCTGCCTCCGATCGCCGCAGCCGGTCTGCTGCTGCGCGGGCATCGTCCTACGCTGGCCGCGCTGGTGGCCTACGTCTTTGGCCTGGCCCTGCTGGTTGCCTTTCCAACCCCTCTCGCACGCCTGCTGCGCGCCGAATGGCAGGCGTTGCTCACTGCCATCGAGGTCTGCGCTATTATCCTTGGCGGCATCACCTTTGATGAACTGACGCGACGCTCCGGCACGACCGTCAGCATCGGCGCCTGGCTGCGCGCGACGACCAGTGATGCCACCCACGCCGCACTACTGATCGTGCTGGGCCTCACGCCGTTCTTTGAGTCGATCACCGGCTTCGGTGTAGGCGCGGTGATTGCCGTCTCGCTGCTGCGCACCATTGGCTTTGGTGGCTTCAAGCTTGGCGCGCTGGGGCTGCTGGGACTCGTCACCGTACCGTGGGGCGCGCTCGCGCCGGGCACGTTGGTAGCAGCGCGGCTGGCGGATCTGTCCTTTCAAGCGTTAGGCATCATGAGCGCGGCGCTGTCGTTGCCGGTGTTTCTGGTGGCAGGCTGGACTGCGCTGATCCTGGCAGCCGGCTGGCTCACAACCCTGCGCCGCTGGTCACTCGTGCTGCGCGGCGCGTTGAGCCTCTGGCTGGGCATTCTCGCTGCCAACACGCTGCTGGGCACGCCCCTGGCGGGCGCACTCGGCAGCCTCCTCGCCATTGTTGCGCTGGCCTGGCCGCTCCGCACGCGGGGCATCAGCCGGCAGCAGGCGCGGGCCATGTTGCCCTATGCCGTGCTGGTGGCACTGTTGATCCTCGGGCGCGTAGCGGCGACACTGGTGGCAGCCTGGAGTGTGCGGGCTGCCGCGGTGCTGGCCAGCCCCATTCCGGCGCTGGCGCTCACCTGCGCCGGCCTGCTGTGGCATACCTATGAGCGCGATCGCTCGCACGCCTGGCTGATCACCATCTGGCAGCGTTGGAGGCCGGTCGCGCTGACAACCCTGCTGTTCGTACTGCTCGGCGGCGTGATGGTCGCTTCCGGCATGGCAACAGCGCTCGCGCGTCTCGTAGCCTCCTTCGGCCCGGCCTACGTCGGGCTGGCTCCCTGGCTGGGCGGCCTGGGCGGCTTCCTCACCGGCTCCAACACCGGTGCAAACGCGATGTTCGCGACCGCCCAGGCCCAGGCCGCGCGCGCGCTCGGTCTGCAACCCTTGCTGATCGTCGCAGCCCAGAACGTTGGCGCGGCGCTCTTCACCATGGCCTCACCCCCGCGTGTCAGTCTGGCCCTTTCGCTGCTCGATCCCGCCGAGCGCGATCGGCGTGTTGGTCACCTGGCGCTGTTGGTCGATGGGCTTGCCGCTGCCTTGCTCAGCCTGGTGCTGCTGGGCATCGCCTGA
- a CDS encoding prohibitin family protein: protein MTTNSDARPGRARSAARRLAGTFTLGVAALIAVLAFMLIFAAWRTIEPGYVGIVFDKVSRRVSARALDPGWQFINPFTQSIQQYPVTIQTYSMVQRSGEGSAETDDSIKVQSSEGQQVNLDVVIQYQVIKEEAGELFQDWGGAPISVVEERVVRQYTRSQVPLVASRYGWEEITSSKREQITNEVAARLSEEFRRRHLRLISFGIREVHLPQQLQQALDQKIQAQQQAERQRYELEQAQVRAQQDKVTAEGQANARRAQAQGEADAIRIQAEAQAQANRLLAESLTPEVIRYLQMQKWDGKLPVFNGGNATPLIDATEIISSTVGAR, encoded by the coding sequence ATGACCACGAACAGTGATGCGCGTCCAGGGCGTGCGCGGAGCGCAGCTCGCAGGCTTGCCGGAACGTTTACCCTCGGGGTAGCAGCGCTGATCGCCGTGCTGGCGTTCATGCTGATCTTCGCTGCCTGGCGCACGATCGAGCCGGGCTATGTCGGAATCGTGTTCGACAAGGTCAGCCGTCGTGTTTCGGCGCGCGCACTCGATCCGGGCTGGCAGTTCATCAACCCGTTCACCCAATCGATTCAGCAGTACCCGGTGACGATCCAAACCTATTCGATGGTACAGCGCAGTGGTGAGGGCAGCGCCGAGACCGATGACTCGATCAAGGTCCAGAGCAGCGAAGGCCAACAGGTCAACCTAGACGTGGTGATCCAGTATCAGGTGATCAAAGAGGAGGCCGGCGAACTGTTCCAGGATTGGGGCGGCGCGCCGATCAGCGTGGTGGAGGAGCGCGTGGTGCGCCAGTACACGCGCTCGCAGGTGCCGCTGGTCGCCTCGCGCTATGGCTGGGAGGAGATCACCTCCAGCAAGCGCGAGCAGATCACCAACGAAGTCGCGGCGCGGCTCAGCGAAGAGTTTCGCCGTCGCCACCTGCGGCTGATCTCGTTTGGCATTCGCGAGGTGCATCTGCCGCAGCAGTTGCAACAGGCGTTGGATCAGAAGATCCAGGCGCAGCAGCAGGCCGAACGCCAGCGCTATGAGTTGGAGCAGGCCCAGGTACGTGCGCAGCAGGATAAGGTGACCGCTGAAGGGCAGGCCAATGCCCGCCGCGCGCAGGCGCAGGGCGAGGCCGACGCGATTCGCATCCAGGCCGAGGCGCAGGCGCAAGCCAACCGGCTGCTGGCCGAGAGCCTGACGCCGGAGGTGATCCGCTACCTCCAGATGCAGAAGTGGGACGGCAAGTTGCCGGTCTTCAACGGCGGCAACGCCACGCCGCTGATCGACGCGACGGAGATCATCAGTTCTACCGTCGGTGCGCGCTGA
- a CDS encoding ArsA family ATPase → MRLILYLGKGGVGKTTTAAATAARAAELGYRTLVVSTDVAHSLADALDQPLGAQPTPVAANLWGQEINVLDEVRRHWGTLQTHLQQLLKRRGVNEVAAEELAIIPGMEEVVSLLHIRRQARAGDFDVVIVDAAPTGETVRLLTMPEAVQMYAGRLLSWDQGMVRLARPLMRAMLPSSDVFASLPQFIAEVEELRATLTDPAIASYRLVLTPERMVLKEAQRAATYLALYGYPVDGAVLNRVLPPDSAGDGFWQRLAATQQQYRRQAHELFAPLPIWEAPYEARDLRGLDDLRALGRAIFGAEDPTRVFFRGTTQELVKEGEEYRLRLPLPHVELDKVTMLKRGDQLFVEIGSFRRELILPLVLADREATRAVFRNGVLEVRFGPPPPSA, encoded by the coding sequence ATGCGTCTGATCCTGTACCTGGGCAAGGGCGGCGTCGGCAAAACTACGACCGCCGCTGCCACCGCCGCACGCGCAGCGGAATTAGGCTACCGCACGCTGGTGGTCTCGACCGATGTGGCCCACTCGCTCGCCGATGCGCTCGACCAACCGCTCGGCGCGCAACCCACGCCCGTGGCCGCGAACCTGTGGGGGCAGGAGATCAATGTCCTCGACGAGGTACGCCGCCACTGGGGCACGCTCCAGACCCACCTGCAACAGCTCCTCAAACGCCGCGGCGTCAACGAGGTGGCCGCCGAGGAGCTGGCGATCATCCCCGGCATGGAAGAAGTGGTCAGTCTGCTCCATATCCGCCGGCAGGCGCGCGCAGGCGATTTCGACGTGGTGATCGTCGATGCCGCGCCGACCGGCGAAACCGTGCGCCTGCTGACCATGCCCGAGGCCGTGCAGATGTACGCCGGACGGCTCCTCAGCTGGGATCAAGGCATGGTGCGCCTGGCGCGACCACTGATGCGCGCCATGCTCCCCAGCAGCGATGTGTTCGCGTCCTTGCCGCAGTTCATCGCCGAGGTTGAGGAGCTGCGCGCCACGCTGACCGACCCCGCCATCGCCTCCTACCGGCTGGTGCTCACGCCGGAGCGCATGGTGCTCAAGGAAGCGCAGCGCGCCGCTACCTACCTGGCACTCTACGGCTACCCCGTAGACGGCGCGGTGCTCAACCGCGTGCTGCCGCCCGACAGCGCGGGCGATGGCTTTTGGCAGCGCCTGGCGGCGACCCAGCAGCAGTATCGCCGCCAGGCGCACGAGCTGTTCGCGCCGCTGCCGATCTGGGAAGCACCCTACGAAGCGCGCGACCTGCGCGGCCTGGATGATCTGCGCGCTCTGGGGCGCGCCATCTTCGGCGCGGAGGATCCTACGCGCGTCTTTTTTCGCGGCACAACCCAGGAACTGGTCAAAGAGGGTGAAGAATACCGTCTGCGCCTGCCGCTGCCGCACGTCGAGCTGGACAAGGTCACCATGCTCAAACGCGGCGATCAGCTCTTTGTGGAGATCGGCTCCTTCCGCCGCGAGCTGATCCTGCCGCTGGTGTTGGCCGACCGCGAAGCCACCCGCGCCGTGTTCCGCAACGGCGTGCTGGAGGTGCGCTTCGGCCCGCCACCACCATCGGCCTGA